In bacterium (Candidatus Blackallbacteria) CG13_big_fil_rev_8_21_14_2_50_49_14, the following are encoded in one genomic region:
- a CDS encoding DNA-binding response regulator, with amino-acid sequence MIPQYSILVIEDDTSLGPVISDTLGFIAHKIKIAQTGQEALALLSSSGPFDLILSDINLPDINGLDLSQLIRKEHPQLPIIFLSARNEEMDVVLGLELGAEDYIAKPFRARELIARVKKVLNRQIDPPTPSTPKVSEQDLLISGPISLNAISREVKVHEHEIDLTQKEFDLLELLLRHPKQVFSRQQILDRVWSESLDVNDRVVDSHMSHIRTKIQKHAPEFSRQFLTLRSIGYQFKPLET; translated from the coding sequence ATGATTCCTCAGTACTCCATTCTCGTTATTGAAGATGATACCAGCCTTGGCCCCGTCATTTCAGACACCTTGGGATTTATTGCCCACAAAATTAAAATTGCACAAACAGGCCAGGAAGCCCTCGCTCTTCTCTCCAGTTCAGGCCCTTTTGATTTGATTCTCTCAGATATCAACCTGCCCGATATCAATGGTTTGGATCTCTCGCAATTGATCCGAAAAGAACACCCTCAGCTTCCGATTATTTTTCTCTCCGCCAGGAATGAAGAAATGGATGTGGTCTTGGGTTTGGAATTGGGGGCAGAAGACTATATCGCAAAACCTTTTCGTGCCAGAGAGTTGATTGCAAGAGTTAAAAAAGTGCTGAACCGACAAATAGATCCCCCCACCCCTTCCACTCCCAAAGTCAGCGAACAGGATCTTCTGATCTCTGGCCCAATCAGTTTGAACGCCATCAGCCGCGAGGTAAAAGTTCATGAGCACGAAATTGATCTGACCCAAAAAGAATTCGATTTACTTGAACTTCTACTCAGACACCCCAAACAGGTATTTTCGCGGCAACAGATTCTCGACAGAGTCTGGAGTGAGAGTTTGGATGTAAATGACCGTGTTGTGGATTCACACATGAGTCATATTCGTACAAAAATCCAGAAACACGCCCCTGAATTCAGCCGTCAATTTTTGACCCTGCGCAGCATTGGCTACCAATTTAAACCGCTAGAAACTTAA